GGACTCAGCTGAGCGCGCCATCGGAAGCTGGTGGGAACCGCCACGCCCCGATGTCTGCCTCGCTGCCGATCGCCCTGCTGGGCACGGGCCTGCTGGGTACCGCCATCGGCCAGCGGCTGCTGCAGCAGGGGCTGACGCTGCGGGTGTGGAATCGCCACCCCGAGCGGCTGCAGCCCCTGGTGGCCCTCGGGGCCGAGGCCTGCGCGACGGCCGCCGAGGCCGTGCTCCCGAGCCGCTGGGTGATCACGGCGCTCAGCGACGGTGGGGCCTGTCGCCAGGTGCTGCTGCCCGCCGATGACCTCCGGTGGCAGGGGCAGCGGGTGCTGCAGATGGGGACCATCGCCCCCGACGCCAGTCGTCAGCTCGCCGAAGCACTGCCGCAGCGGGGTGCCGCCTACCTGGAGGCGCCCGTGCTCGGCAGCCGGCCGGAGGCCCTGGCCGGCACCCTGCAGATCCTGGTGGGCGGCGATGAGGATCTCTACCGCGAAGCCCTTCCTCTGCTGCGGCATCTCGGACCCCAGCCGAAGTGGTTCGGCGCGGTGGGCAGTGCCCTGGAAACCAAGCTGGCGCTGAACCAGTTGATCGCCAGCCTCACCCACGCCTTCAGCCTGTCGCTGCATCTGGTGCAGGCTGCCGGGGTCGACGTGGAGCAGTTCATGGCGGTGCTCCGCGGCAGCGCCCTGCATGCACCCACCTTTGACAAGAAGCTGCCCAGGCTGCTGGCCGACGATTTCACCCATCCCAACTTCCCCACCGCGCACCTGCGCAAGGATCTGCAGCTGTTCCTGGCCGCAGCTCGCCAGCACGGCCTCGACACCACGGGATTAGCCGGCCTGGAGCTGCTGCTGGACCAGGCCCGCGGCACGCCGCTCGATCGTCTCGACTACAGCGCGCTGCACAGACTCACCGGGCCGGCCCCACCTCCCCCCGCTCCCTCTGCAGGACCTCGCAATGCGTGAGGGCCGCGACCAGCGGGCCGCTGGCCTGCTCACTCCAGCTGCCCTCCAGGCCTCGGCTGCCATCTGCGGGGGCCAGCACGAAGCGAAGCCGCCAGGCAGCGCGATGCCCCTCCAGCTCCACCCAGAGGGAACCCGGAGGACAGGGGGTCTCGACCTCCAGGGTGATGGCCTCGTCCGCCATCAGCTGGTCGGCGATCCCCTCGAGCTGCCCCACGAGCTGCAGCACGCAGCGCCGCAGCAGAGCGGCCTCCCGCCAGGTGAATTCGGCCGCCCAGCCCTCGCCACCGATCAGCACAGGCCAGTGCTGTCGCTCGGCCTCCACGGCCAGCCGCCAGCCCGGGCCCTCCACGACACGCATCCGCGAGGCCGGGGTGAGGGGGACCTGCGCGGGGGAGACCTCAGCCCGGCAGCAGGGCAGGCTGATCCTGCTCATCGCTGAGTTCCACGATCGCCCGTTGCACCGGCTTGATCATGGACTCATCCAGCAGCCCGTCAAAGTCATCGAAGCGACGCTGCTTGGCGCGAAAAGCGATGCGAACGGTGGTGAGGTAACGGTTGCTGGAGTGACGGATCAGACTTTCGGCACGCTGGGCCAGATCCTTGGCGTTGACATCCAGTCCGCGCTGCATCTGATTCACTGCACAGTTGAATCAGCGTAAGGCACTGCCTCGGGGCCACCCCAGCCTTGCGCCTGGCAGGCGGACCCCAGCACCTCGGCATCGGGGCGGCAGCGGCGCGGACGAACGGTTAGAAGAGCCCGATGGTAGGCACTCTGGCCATCGACCTTGGCAGCACCACCACCGTGGTGGCCTTTCAGCCGCCGGGTGGCCAGCCCGGCCTGGTGGCGCTGCCGCCCTACAGCCTGGATGAGCCCCCCGTGGTCCCCTCGCTGGTGTGGATGGCTGCCCCGGACAGCCCAAGGCCGCTCCTGGGTCGCCAGGTGCTCGAGGCCGGCCTGGTCCTGAGCAGCGGCCCGGAGCTCCACCGGGATTTCAAGCGACGGATCGGCTTGAATCCGCCGGCGCCGGCCGGCCTGCCCCTGAGCCCTGAAGCTGCCGCAGCCCTGCTGTTGCAGCACATCTGGCGATCCCTGCCTGCCGGCCTCGAGCCGAGCCGGCTCGTGCTCACCGCGCCGGTCGAGGGGTACCGGAACTACCGCAGCTGGCTGGTGGAAGCCTGCCGCGATCTGGAGGTGGCGGAGCTGGCCCTGGTGGACGAACCCACCGCAGCGGCCATCGGTGCCGGCCTGCCTGCGGGCAGCACGGTGCTGGTGGTGGATGTGGGGGGTGGCACGATCGATCTCTCGCTGGTGCGGCTGGAGGGGGGCGAGGGACGAGCGATGCCGATCGCCCAGCTGCTGCGCTTCGCGGGCAGAGATCTCCACAACAGCCGGCAGGCCCTGCGCTGCGCCCAGGTGATCGGCAAGGCGGGCGTGGCGATCGGTGGGCGTGACATCGACCGCTGGATCGCCCAGTCCCTCTGCCCGCCGGCGGCGGGAGCGAGCTGGGACACACCCGCCCTGCTGGACGCGGCGGAACAGCTGAAATGCCGCCTGAGCGAGAGCGACGAGGCCCGGGTGATCGTGGCCCCTCCCGGGCGACAGCCCCTGGAGTGGCGTCTGACCCGCCGGGAGCTGGACGCTCTGCTCCAGGAGCGGGGGCTGCTGGCCGAGCTGGATGCGCTGCTCGAGCAGGTGCTCGCCGCCGGACGCCGCGCCGGCATCGGCCTGACCCACATCGCCGCCGTTCTGCCGGTCGGTGGCGGCAGCCGCCTCGGGGCGATCCGGGCATGGCTGGAGTCGCGCTGCAGCGGCGTGGCCATCCGCGCCCAGCGGCCTGTGGAAGCCGTGGCCCTCGGCGCCCTGGCCCTCACGCCGGGCGTACAGGTGCGTGACGTGCTCAGCCATGGGGTGAGCCTGCGTTGCTGGGAACAGCGCAGTGGCCGGCATCACTGGCACCCGCTGTTCATGGCCGGGCAGAGCTGGCCCACCGACCAGCCCCTGGAACTGGTGCTGGCCTGCAGCAGGGACGGGCAGACAGCGCTGGAACTGGTGCTGGGTGAACCCCGCGCTGAGGAACGCCGGGAGGTGGTGTTCGAGGCCGGCCTGCCCGTGCTGCGCCAACGGCAGGCCGGCTCCGCGGGCGTGGAGCCCTGGCCCTGTCAACCACGGCCCCTGGAGCTGGTTCCTCCCGGATGCCGCGGACAGGACCGCCTGCAGCTGGCCTTCGGCATCGACGGGCGCGGCCGGCTGATGCTGGCGGTGACGGACCTGCTGACGGGTGAACGCTCGGAACCACGGGACCTGGGCGCGGTTCGCTGAACGAGCTGGCCCTGTCGGCTGCCAGCCTGCCCCCCGGACGCTTACATAAGTGCGGTCTACAGGTGGACTCCTTCCCCTTGGCGCTGCGTCAGCACCGACTGCCTCGTTTCTGGTTGGGCATCACCCTCGGGCTCGTCGCAACAGCAGTGGGTGTGGCCTACTGGTGGGAGCAGCAGCTGCCGAAGCGCCTGGAGGCCTCCTCTGCCCGCGGTGATCTGGACGCCTGCCTGCGCTACAGCGAACAGCTGCAGGCGCTGCGGTGGCTGGGGGGTGGAGCCCCCGGCGAGCAGGGCCAGTGCCGACGGCGCAAGGCCGGCCAGCTCTGGGATCAGGAGAAGTGGGGGGAGGCGCTGCGCCTGCAACTGCAGCTGGTGAACTCCGAAGCGGGCACGACGGAGGATCGGCAACAGCTCGATGCGTGGCAACAGGACCTCAAGAACCGGGCCCTGGCGCGCTTCAACGCCGGGGATCTGGAGGGCAGCCTGGCCCTGCTCGAGCCGATGGGCGAGCATCGCCGACCCGACCGACGGGCCCTGGGGAACCGGCTGCAGGAGATCTGGACCCGCAACCAGCAACTCCTGGACCGTGCCCAGCGCCTCAGTGCCGAGAAGCGTTGGTGGGAAGCGCTCGAAGCCCTCAACCGGATCGACCATCCCTGGTGGAAGCAACAGGGTGAGGGGGTGAAGGCGGAGGTGCAGGCAGGCATCAGCAGCCTGCGCGGCCAGGAGCGTGAGCGGGACGGACACGGTTCCCTTCCCCACACCGTGCCGGTCGATCAACTCGATCAGGAAGTGCAGCGGCGACTGGCCAGCGGGATGGACGAATGGGCCGCCTTCCAGGGCGCCTGCGCGGCCCTTGGGGGCAAGGTGGTGGAAGCGGGCCCGGAAACCGGCTGCCAGCGCTGACCACCCCAGCAGAGTGGGGGAGAGGGCCCATGACAAGATTGGGGCAAAGACACCGCACCCTTCCATGCAGCCAGGGGATCAGGTCAAGGTCTGCCAGAGCGTGGTGGTTTACCACCACCCCCAGCATCGCGGCGAGGCCTTTGATCTGATGGGCCAGCAGGGCGAGGTTCACACCGTGCTGGACTCCTGGAAGGGTCGCGTGATCAGCCCCACACTGCCCGTGGTGGTGGCCTTCGGCAAGTTCCGGGCCCACTTCCGACCCGACGAACTCGAAGCCGTCTAGGGGGAGGGCGCGGAGGAGGGCGCAGACGATGGCGTCGGGCTCACCTCCGCCCCAGCCCCACCCACCGCTGGGGTGAGCAGGTACACGCCTTCCTCCGGATCGATGCCCCGCAGGCAGAGCTGAATCGACTCCTGCAGGCGGGTGGGAACCACGCGACCGCAGAAGTCAGGCTGGATCGGCAACTCGCGGTGGCCTCGATCCACCATCACCAGCAGGCTCACCCGCCGCGGCCTGCCCCAGGCCTGCAGCGCCTCCAGGGCCGCCCGCACCGTACGGCCCGTGAAGATCACGTCATCCACCAGCACCACGTGACGACCCTCCAGCCCCACGGGCATCGCCGTGGGCTGAACCAGGCGGGTGCCCACGCGGTCCAGGTCATCGCGATGAAACGTGGGATCGAGGGAGCCGCAATCCACGGCATGGCCGCACAGCGCTTCGAGGCGATGGGCCAGCACCTCCGCCAAGGCCACGCCCCGCGTCGGAATGCCGAGCAGCAGAAGCGCCGGGGGGTCGGGCTCCGTCTCCAGCACCTGGGTGGCCAGGCGGTCCAGGGTCCGGGCCAGCTCGACGCCGGAAAGCAGTTCCAGCCGGGCCATAGGCAGGGTGAGGGTGAGGGGGAAGCTCGGACCCCAGGGCGGGCGAGCCGATCGTAGACATCCGCAACCGCGGGGGACACCGTTGCCTCGGACCTGCCCCGGCGGGCGTCCCCCGCCGACGGACCCGAGACCATT
This portion of the Cyanobium sp. NIES-981 genome encodes:
- the pyrR gene encoding bifunctional pyr operon transcriptional regulator/uracil phosphoribosyltransferase PyrR; its protein translation is MARLELLSGVELARTLDRLATQVLETEPDPPALLLLGIPTRGVALAEVLAHRLEALCGHAVDCGSLDPTFHRDDLDRVGTRLVQPTAMPVGLEGRHVVLVDDVIFTGRTVRAALEALQAWGRPRRVSLLVMVDRGHRELPIQPDFCGRVVPTRLQESIQLCLRGIDPEEGVYLLTPAVGGAGAEVSPTPSSAPSSAPSP
- a CDS encoding Hsp70 family protein, with the translated sequence MVGTLAIDLGSTTTVVAFQPPGGQPGLVALPPYSLDEPPVVPSLVWMAAPDSPRPLLGRQVLEAGLVLSSGPELHRDFKRRIGLNPPAPAGLPLSPEAAAALLLQHIWRSLPAGLEPSRLVLTAPVEGYRNYRSWLVEACRDLEVAELALVDEPTAAAIGAGLPAGSTVLVVDVGGGTIDLSLVRLEGGEGRAMPIAQLLRFAGRDLHNSRQALRCAQVIGKAGVAIGGRDIDRWIAQSLCPPAAGASWDTPALLDAAEQLKCRLSESDEARVIVAPPGRQPLEWRLTRRELDALLQERGLLAELDALLEQVLAAGRRAGIGLTHIAAVLPVGGGSRLGAIRAWLESRCSGVAIRAQRPVEAVALGALALTPGVQVRDVLSHGVSLRCWEQRSGRHHWHPLFMAGQSWPTDQPLELVLACSRDGQTALELVLGEPRAEERREVVFEAGLPVLRQRQAGSAGVEPWPCQPRPLELVPPGCRGQDRLQLAFGIDGRGRLMLAVTDLLTGERSEPRDLGAVR
- a CDS encoding DUF1818 family protein, with the translated sequence MSRISLPCCRAEVSPAQVPLTPASRMRVVEGPGWRLAVEAERQHWPVLIGGEGWAAEFTWREAALLRRCVLQLVGQLEGIADQLMADEAITLEVETPCPPGSLWVELEGHRAAWRLRFVLAPADGSRGLEGSWSEQASGPLVAALTHCEVLQRERGEVGPAR
- a CDS encoding NAD(P)-dependent oxidoreductase; protein product: MSASLPIALLGTGLLGTAIGQRLLQQGLTLRVWNRHPERLQPLVALGAEACATAAEAVLPSRWVITALSDGGACRQVLLPADDLRWQGQRVLQMGTIAPDASRQLAEALPQRGAAYLEAPVLGSRPEALAGTLQILVGGDEDLYREALPLLRHLGPQPKWFGAVGSALETKLALNQLIASLTHAFSLSLHLVQAAGVDVEQFMAVLRGSALHAPTFDKKLPRLLADDFTHPNFPTAHLRKDLQLFLAAARQHGLDTTGLAGLELLLDQARGTPLDRLDYSALHRLTGPAPPPPAPSAGPRNA
- a CDS encoding ferredoxin-thioredoxin reductase variable chain, whose protein sequence is MQPGDQVKVCQSVVVYHHPQHRGEAFDLMGQQGEVHTVLDSWKGRVISPTLPVVVAFGKFRAHFRPDELEAV
- a CDS encoding DNA-directed RNA polymerase subunit omega; amino-acid sequence: MQRGLDVNAKDLAQRAESLIRHSSNRYLTTVRIAFRAKQRRFDDFDGLLDESMIKPVQRAIVELSDEQDQPALLPG